The stretch of DNA CGCGATCCTGCTCGTGCTCGCCGGCCGCACCGGAGTGCCGCAGCGTCGAGCGACCTCGCCGAGGACGTGGTCCCACCGAGGGCTGCGCCTCGGCACTGCCGGGCTTCTACTGGGTGCCGGTGCGTGGTGGGCGACCGGGTGGCCGGTGGCCATGTTGATCGTCGCCGCCGCGGCCGTGGGCCTGCCGCGCGTGCTCGCGCCGAGCGCGGCGACCGAGGCCATCGCCCGCGCCGAAGCACTCGCGACCTGGACCCGACGACTCGGTGACCTGCTCGCCTCCGGCGCCGGAGGCCTCTCGCAGGCGATCACCCGCTCGGCCGCCACCGCGCCGGAACCGTTGACCACACCCGTGCAGCGCCTCGCGCACCGGCTGCGCACCCACGGCACCGAAACAGCGCTGCGCGCCTTCGCCGACGACCTCGCCGACCCCGCCGTCGACGCGGTCGTGCTCGCCCTGCTGCTACGGCTACGCGCCGGCGGCCGCGGCCTCGCCGACCTCCTGCACCACCACGCCGACGCCCAAGCCCGGGAAATCACCGCCCGGCGCCAAGTCGAAGCCGACCGGGCCAAACCCCGCACCACCGTGCGCTGCCTGATCGGCATCACCCTGGTGATGCTCGCCGGGCTCGTGGCCTTCGCCGGGCACTACCTCGCCCCGTTCGCCACCGCGGCCGGGCAAGGCGCGCTCGCCGTGATCGCGCTGCTCGCAGCCGGAGCGATCACGTGGATGCACCGCCTCACGACCCCGCCGCCTGCTCAGCGCTACCTCATCACCCGGCGAAGGGAAAC from Saccharopolyspora sp. SCSIO 74807 encodes:
- a CDS encoding type II secretion system F family protein, with the translated sequence MSPDLLTAGACGLALAVAILLVLAGRTGVPQRRATSPRTWSHRGLRLGTAGLLLGAGAWWATGWPVAMLIVAAAAVGLPRVLAPSAATEAIARAEALATWTRRLGDLLASGAGGLSQAITRSAATAPEPLTTPVQRLAHRLRTHGTETALRAFADDLADPAVDAVVLALLLRLRAGGRGLADLLHHHADAQAREITARRQVEADRAKPRTTVRCLIGITLVMLAGLVAFAGHYLAPFATAAGQGALAVIALLAAGAITWMHRLTTPPPAQRYLITRRRETA